Proteins co-encoded in one Halorussus vallis genomic window:
- a CDS encoding flippase activity-associated protein Agl23, whose product MASETKSSLSAESARETLTGYANRTVLIVGAITVLALAARFFALGYRVAHQDEARVAYWAYRFMVNGVYEYRPIVHGPFLTIVNGHLFGLFGASDFVMRLVPALFGGLLPLTALLLRERLRASETVALALVLAFNPLLLYYSRFYRNDVLLAGFMLVAFAFFVRAYDDRRPAYLYAGTAAFALAFTTKENSLVYPVTWAGAAVLLWDYRLLRDRADERGLFAAVWERVERTARGVWNWGLHFALAVVEFFAIVVFFYAPRNTDLMTEPSPPSPYVDVGVPGLYEALGDPTLLPAVVGHATLGSWHDFVGQWGGGNEGSYLSAFKPLMAVLEAGAIILLALALVGFVLDRYTGEHPSDVVSFATYWGAASILGYPVIVDNPFPWETIHMIMPLVVPAAVGLAFIGRLGLESLADGDALSATAAALLLVVMAAQVGATVADTTYINPQSDDNELVQYAQSSSEMKPLLHEIRRVVRSNQGIDVLYYGSEPDGGGFHAPNPDSHEIPPAGTGWFARLPFAWYMEAYGAETDSVSRSQLVGDVVRGDNAPPVVITFGNSTTCSDDYENAADIQQYMDGYERHEVQRFSHDSGCTVSSVVVYVNDGTNSTAS is encoded by the coding sequence ATGGCATCGGAAACGAAATCGTCGCTGTCGGCGGAGTCGGCCCGCGAGACGCTGACCGGCTACGCCAACCGGACCGTCCTGATAGTCGGCGCCATCACCGTCCTCGCGCTGGCCGCGCGCTTCTTCGCGCTCGGCTACCGCGTCGCCCACCAGGACGAGGCCCGCGTCGCCTACTGGGCCTACCGGTTCATGGTGAACGGCGTCTACGAGTACCGACCCATCGTCCACGGACCGTTCCTCACCATCGTGAACGGCCACCTCTTCGGCCTGTTCGGGGCGTCCGACTTCGTCATGCGACTCGTTCCGGCGCTCTTCGGCGGTCTGCTTCCGCTGACCGCGCTGTTGCTCCGCGAGCGACTGCGCGCGTCCGAGACGGTCGCGCTCGCCCTCGTGCTGGCGTTCAACCCGCTCCTGCTCTACTACTCGCGGTTCTACCGCAACGACGTGCTGCTGGCGGGCTTCATGCTGGTCGCGTTCGCGTTCTTCGTCCGGGCCTACGACGACCGGCGTCCCGCCTACCTCTACGCCGGCACCGCGGCGTTCGCGCTGGCGTTCACGACCAAGGAGAACTCGCTCGTCTACCCGGTCACGTGGGCGGGCGCGGCGGTCCTGCTCTGGGACTACCGACTGCTCCGCGACCGCGCGGACGAGCGCGGCCTGTTCGCGGCCGTCTGGGAGCGCGTCGAGCGGACCGCTCGGGGCGTCTGGAATTGGGGACTCCACTTCGCGCTCGCGGTCGTGGAGTTCTTCGCCATCGTCGTGTTCTTCTACGCGCCGCGGAACACCGACCTGATGACCGAGCCGTCGCCGCCCAGTCCGTACGTCGACGTCGGCGTTCCGGGACTCTACGAGGCGCTCGGCGATCCGACGCTGCTGCCCGCGGTGGTCGGACACGCGACCCTCGGGTCGTGGCACGACTTCGTGGGCCAGTGGGGCGGCGGCAACGAGGGGTCGTACCTCTCGGCGTTCAAGCCGCTGATGGCGGTCCTCGAAGCCGGCGCCATCATCCTGCTCGCGCTGGCGCTCGTCGGATTCGTCCTCGACCGCTACACCGGCGAACACCCCAGCGACGTGGTGTCGTTCGCCACCTACTGGGGCGCGGCGAGCATCCTCGGCTACCCCGTCATCGTGGACAACCCGTTCCCCTGGGAGACGATTCACATGATAATGCCGCTGGTCGTCCCGGCGGCGGTCGGCCTCGCGTTCATCGGACGACTCGGACTGGAGAGCCTCGCCGACGGCGACGCGCTCTCGGCGACCGCGGCGGCGCTGTTACTGGTGGTGATGGCCGCGCAGGTCGGCGCGACGGTCGCCGACACGACGTACATCAACCCCCAGAGCGACGACAACGAACTCGTCCAGTACGCCCAGTCCTCCTCGGAGATGAAGCCGCTCCTCCACGAGATTCGGCGGGTGGTCCGGTCGAACCAGGGCATCGACGTGCTGTACTACGGTAGCGAACCCGACGGCGGCGGGTTCCACGCGCCCAACCCCGACTCGCACGAGATTCCGCCGGCCGGGACCGGGTGGTTCGCGCGCCTGCCGTTCGCGTGGTACATGGAGGCCTACGGCGCGGAAACCGACAGCGTCAGCCGCTCCCAACTGGTCGGCGACGTGGTCCGGGGCGACAACGCGCCGCCGGTCGTCATCACGTTCGGCAACTCGACCACCTGCTCGGACGACTACGAGAACGCCGCCGACATCCAGCAGTACATGGACGGCTACGAGCGCCACGAGGTCCAGCGGTTCAGCCACGACAGCGGGTGCACCGTCAGTAGCGTCGTGGTGTACGTGAACGACGGGACGAACTCGACCGCGTCGTAG
- a CDS encoding ATP-binding protein, which translates to MSDAALDVVEFLLTASLYNDNRELDENDLLPRYRQVFWPDGAGGDASGRGDGPDGPPGIERPIRPSVETARRATGIDDPWSAISGLMFTDRDEFSGSLELAQPDMAEEWFVQRGEDRIVHNPVLAYAFEDEVDGADYEAARDANRPIQADRAWIDGLLAEYFADEEEEEMLDLVDIRAPEEIETTLDDLVLTHDQEAEIHKIVKAIEHREYLAQIGLREIGKLLFVGPPGTGKTSTARALAYDLDLPFVEVKLSMITSQYLGETAKNVEKVFEVAKRLSPCILFMDEFDFVAKTRASDEHAAIKRAVNTLLKSIDNISLIQDDVLLIGATNHPDQLDAAAWRRFDEIVNFPKPDEPMRSDILRLITRPMDISDFDPDALAAETEGLTGSDLRMVLREAVLDALTEGRTALTQQDFFDAIKDFEERDHLKDMDMIEGDHDALVAGGDISGSASADGGHSHDHDH; encoded by the coding sequence ATGAGCGACGCGGCCCTGGACGTCGTCGAATTTCTGCTGACCGCGAGTCTGTACAACGACAATCGAGAACTGGACGAGAACGACCTGCTCCCGCGCTACCGGCAGGTGTTCTGGCCCGACGGCGCGGGCGGCGACGCCTCGGGTCGCGGCGACGGTCCGGACGGGCCGCCGGGCATCGAGCGGCCCATCCGGCCGTCCGTCGAAACCGCCCGGCGAGCGACCGGAATCGACGACCCCTGGAGCGCCATCTCGGGGCTGATGTTCACCGACCGCGACGAGTTCTCGGGGTCGCTCGAACTCGCCCAGCCGGACATGGCCGAGGAGTGGTTCGTCCAGCGCGGCGAGGACCGAATCGTCCACAACCCGGTGCTCGCCTACGCCTTCGAGGACGAGGTCGACGGCGCCGACTATGAGGCCGCCCGCGACGCCAACCGGCCCATCCAGGCCGACCGCGCCTGGATAGACGGCCTCCTCGCGGAGTACTTCGCCGACGAGGAGGAAGAGGAGATGCTCGACCTCGTCGACATCCGGGCGCCCGAGGAGATAGAAACCACCCTCGACGACCTGGTGCTGACCCACGACCAGGAGGCCGAGATCCACAAGATCGTCAAGGCCATCGAGCACCGCGAGTACCTCGCGCAGATCGGCCTGCGCGAAATCGGCAAACTGCTGTTCGTCGGCCCGCCGGGCACCGGCAAGACCTCGACCGCGCGAGCGCTGGCCTACGACCTGGACCTCCCGTTCGTCGAGGTCAAGCTGTCGATGATCACCAGCCAGTACCTCGGCGAGACCGCCAAGAACGTCGAGAAGGTGTTCGAGGTCGCGAAGCGACTCTCGCCCTGCATCCTGTTCATGGACGAGTTCGACTTCGTGGCCAAGACCCGCGCGAGCGACGAGCACGCCGCCATCAAGCGCGCGGTCAACACCCTCCTCAAGAGCATCGACAACATCAGCCTCATCCAGGACGACGTGTTGCTCATCGGCGCGACCAACCACCCCGACCAGCTAGACGCGGCGGCGTGGCGGCGCTTCGACGAGATCGTCAACTTCCCCAAGCCCGACGAGCCGATGCGCTCGGACATCCTCAGGCTCATCACCCGGCCGATGGACATCTCGGACTTCGACCCCGACGCGCTGGCCGCCGAAACCGAGGGGCTGACCGGCAGCGACCTCCGGATGGTGCTCCGGGAGGCGGTGCTCGACGCCCTGACCGAGGGCCGGACCGCGCTGACCCAGCAGGACTTCTTCGACGCCATCAAGGACTTCGAGGAGCGCGACCACCTGAAGGACATGGACATGATAGAGGGCGACCACGACGCGCTGGTCGCGGGCGGCGACATCTCCGGCAGCGCGAGCGCCGACGGCGGCCACAGCCACGACCACGACCACTGA
- a CDS encoding alpha/beta fold hydrolase, producing the protein MRFPETGHLLDRFPYVRVGDGPRTLVVVPGVDDAMFDGEYPVAAGWFARAYFSRFLDDHTVYVLSRPRGLADGTTIADMADDYARALDERLGAADVLGISMGGFVGLELCLRHPELVERLALANSGCRMAGPGLEAVERFLEYTRDRDWARIRAELAAASFTDYRALSYPPLLLSVGRFALPRPADPDDVRISLEAIEAFDVTDRLGDVDSPTLVFGGAADPYFPEPILAETVAGIPDAELASIPGAKHGAFHERKPEFDDRLAALLDRPTHASERSAVPE; encoded by the coding sequence ATGCGATTTCCGGAGACCGGCCACCTGCTCGACCGATTCCCGTACGTCCGCGTCGGCGACGGTCCGCGAACGCTCGTCGTCGTCCCCGGCGTCGACGACGCGATGTTCGACGGCGAGTACCCCGTCGCGGCCGGGTGGTTCGCCCGGGCGTACTTCTCGCGGTTCCTCGACGACCACACCGTCTACGTGCTGAGCCGACCGCGCGGACTGGCCGACGGGACCACCATCGCCGACATGGCCGACGACTACGCCCGCGCGCTCGACGAGCGACTCGGTGCGGCCGATGTCCTCGGAATCTCGATGGGCGGGTTCGTGGGACTGGAGTTGTGTCTCCGCCACCCCGAACTGGTCGAGCGCCTCGCGCTCGCCAACTCCGGTTGTCGGATGGCCGGGCCGGGGCTGGAGGCCGTCGAGCGGTTCCTGGAGTACACCCGCGACCGCGACTGGGCCAGAATCCGGGCCGAACTCGCGGCGGCGTCGTTCACCGACTACAGGGCGTTGTCGTACCCGCCGTTGCTCCTGTCGGTCGGCCGGTTCGCGCTCCCCCGGCCGGCCGACCCCGACGACGTTCGAATCTCGCTCGAAGCCATCGAGGCGTTCGACGTCACCGACCGACTCGGCGACGTCGATTCGCCGACGCTGGTGTTCGGCGGTGCGGCCGACCCCTACTTCCCCGAACCCATCCTCGCGGAAACCGTGGCCGGAATCCCCGACGCGGAACTCGCCTCGATTCCCGGGGCCAAACACGGGGCGTTCCACGAGCGCAAGCCGGAGTTCGACGACCGACTCGCAGCGCTCCTCGACCGGCCGACGCACGCGAGCGAACGGTCGGCCGTGCCGGAGTAG
- a CDS encoding cupin domain-containing protein has translation MARRGETIANPATGERIEFRATASDTDGEAVRFDYYLEPGGFATGKRAHVHPRQEERLSVESGALGVRIDGDEWTATPGTKFSVLPGTAHTVWNAGDTEMHAVVELRPALDAEAFFETTFGLARDGKTTKNGNPGLLQFAVLADAFGDKFRFAAVPAPLQRALATALAPAGRLAGYRSRYPRYGESPASSRPDARTDGDGRR, from the coding sequence ATGGCACGACGAGGCGAGACGATAGCGAATCCGGCGACCGGCGAGCGAATCGAGTTTCGAGCGACCGCCAGCGACACCGACGGCGAGGCGGTGCGGTTCGACTACTACCTCGAACCGGGCGGCTTCGCGACCGGCAAGCGCGCCCACGTCCATCCCCGACAGGAGGAGCGACTGTCGGTCGAGTCGGGGGCGCTCGGGGTTCGCATCGACGGCGACGAGTGGACCGCGACTCCGGGAACGAAGTTCTCCGTCCTCCCCGGGACGGCCCACACCGTGTGGAACGCCGGCGACACGGAGATGCACGCGGTGGTGGAACTCCGCCCCGCGCTCGACGCCGAGGCGTTCTTCGAGACGACGTTCGGCCTAGCCCGCGACGGGAAGACGACGAAGAACGGGAACCCGGGACTCCTCCAGTTCGCGGTGCTCGCCGACGCGTTCGGCGATAAGTTCCGGTTCGCGGCCGTCCCGGCCCCGCTCCAGCGGGCGCTAGCTACGGCGTTGGCTCCCGCGGGCCGACTTGCGGGCTACCGGTCGCGGTATCCGAGGTACGGCGAGAGTCCGGCGTCGTCCCGTCCGGACGCCCGGACCGACGGCGACGGGCGCCGGTGA
- a CDS encoding MBL fold metallo-hydrolase, with translation MQVTLLGTGDTTGTPTPGCDCDTCEEARERGVERTRFSVHVRNDRTGECLLVDASPDFRHQFLHRDVALPDEAIVTHIHFDHLDGLGNVYRLLDDLPVHAADETDPATGESVADTVRHKYDYLDRVTVHGRAPHETFAACGFEVTLVPVDHPPLVCYGVVVRDPETGAKLSMTGDTSYGIPDRSREALADADLLLADAIVPADLCEYHPAGGDHHGPDGVPRTFGTKHMTREGALALADDLDAAETRLVHLAHYYPVEEAFEEPLAVDGERYRL, from the coding sequence ATGCAGGTCACCCTCCTCGGCACCGGCGATACCACGGGCACCCCGACGCCGGGCTGCGACTGCGACACCTGCGAGGAAGCCAGAGAGCGCGGCGTCGAGCGCACCCGCTTTTCGGTCCACGTCCGCAACGACCGCACCGGCGAGTGCCTGCTGGTCGACGCCAGCCCCGACTTCCGCCACCAGTTCCTCCACCGCGACGTCGCCCTGCCCGACGAGGCGATAGTGACCCACATTCACTTCGACCACTTGGACGGCCTCGGAAACGTCTACCGACTGCTCGACGACCTGCCGGTCCACGCGGCCGACGAGACGGACCCCGCGACCGGCGAGAGCGTCGCAGACACCGTCCGGCACAAGTACGACTACCTCGACCGGGTGACCGTCCACGGCCGCGCACCACACGAGACGTTCGCGGCCTGCGGGTTCGAGGTGACGCTCGTGCCGGTCGACCACCCGCCGCTGGTGTGCTACGGCGTCGTCGTCCGCGACCCCGAGACGGGCGCGAAGCTCTCCATGACCGGCGATACGAGTTACGGGATTCCGGACCGCTCGCGCGAAGCCCTGGCCGACGCCGACCTCCTGCTGGCCGACGCCATCGTCCCCGCCGACCTCTGCGAGTACCACCCCGCGGGCGGCGACCACCACGGTCCCGACGGCGTCCCCCGGACCTTCGGTACGAAGCACATGACGCGAGAGGGAGCGCTCGCGCTCGCCGATGACCTCGACGCCGCCGAAACCCGACTGGTCCACCTCGCTCATTACTACCCCGTCGAGGAGGCCTTCGAGGAACCGCTCGCCGTCGACGGCGAGCGGTATCGGCTGTAG
- a CDS encoding PGF-CTERM sorting domain-containing protein has product MLPSSRRRFAAVATLLCCLSVMTPAAAVAPTGTAENGATAPNAATAPGVHPESSPATLQNATGPCTGVIKSPANGMTVVSVQGYKFGKNGGKRPAKLVGVGPRGNVEWVHHSAAKYDVVWGYDVDPMANGNVFVTATVKGHKTVVYELNPRTQERVWSKMFDVADTHDADLINNGTAIAVANMRNYHPSNQTNDDRVFVYNRTTQNITWQWRFDDHYDPKNLEENYTHDWTHLNDVDKVGEDRFLLSPRNFDQAIVVDRSSNEIVMKLGEDGKKNILNQQHNPDFLRSENGTPTILVADSENGRIVEYANPDGVSASEASGGSSDESDGDLKNGQGWNPVWTLKGDLKWPRDADRLPNGNTLVSDSSHNRVVEVTPKGDIVWEFYAPWLVYDAARVTDPNESGGPTMRDINASGTYKVGSGAGLHKNDSKLSACHAALQNASGRVGDQGLTTNETDEGAMQDAGSETTDASDTTAHGDPGASVPGFGVPAALAALVAAALLARRD; this is encoded by the coding sequence ATGTTACCGTCCTCTCGGCGGCGATTCGCCGCCGTCGCGACGCTACTGTGTTGCCTCTCGGTGATGACGCCCGCCGCGGCCGTCGCGCCGACCGGAACGGCCGAAAACGGCGCGACCGCTCCGAACGCCGCCACTGCGCCGGGCGTCCATCCGGAGTCGAGTCCGGCGACCCTCCAGAACGCGACCGGTCCCTGCACGGGCGTCATCAAATCGCCCGCGAATGGGATGACGGTCGTCAGCGTCCAGGGGTACAAGTTCGGCAAAAACGGCGGCAAGCGCCCGGCGAAACTGGTCGGCGTCGGCCCGCGCGGGAACGTCGAGTGGGTCCACCACAGCGCCGCGAAGTACGACGTGGTCTGGGGGTACGACGTCGACCCGATGGCCAACGGCAACGTGTTCGTCACCGCGACCGTGAAGGGCCACAAAACGGTCGTCTACGAACTCAACCCCCGAACCCAGGAGCGGGTCTGGTCGAAGATGTTCGACGTCGCCGACACCCACGACGCCGACCTCATCAACAACGGCACCGCCATCGCGGTGGCGAACATGCGCAACTACCACCCGAGTAACCAGACCAACGACGACCGGGTGTTCGTCTACAACCGCACGACCCAGAACATCACGTGGCAGTGGCGCTTCGACGACCACTACGACCCGAAGAACCTGGAGGAGAACTACACCCACGACTGGACCCACCTCAACGACGTCGACAAGGTGGGCGAGGACCGCTTCCTCCTCTCGCCCCGCAACTTCGACCAGGCCATCGTGGTCGACCGCTCGTCGAACGAGATCGTGATGAAACTCGGCGAGGACGGGAAGAAGAACATCCTCAACCAGCAGCACAACCCCGACTTCCTCCGGAGCGAGAACGGCACGCCGACCATCCTGGTCGCCGACAGCGAGAACGGCCGCATCGTCGAGTACGCGAATCCGGACGGCGTCTCCGCGAGCGAAGCGAGTGGAGGCTCGTCAGACGAGTCTGACGGCGACCTGAAGAACGGGCAGGGCTGGAACCCCGTCTGGACGCTCAAGGGCGACCTGAAGTGGCCCCGCGACGCCGACCGCCTGCCCAACGGCAACACGCTCGTCTCCGACTCCAGCCACAACCGCGTGGTCGAGGTCACGCCGAAGGGCGACATCGTCTGGGAGTTCTACGCGCCGTGGCTGGTCTACGACGCCGCCCGGGTGACTGACCCGAACGAGAGCGGCGGCCCGACCATGCGCGACATCAACGCCTCCGGCACCTACAAGGTCGGAAGCGGTGCGGGACTCCACAAGAACGACTCGAAACTGTCCGCCTGCCACGCCGCGCTCCAGAACGCGAGCGGGAGGGTCGGCGACCAGGGCCTGACGACGAACGAAACCGACGAGGGCGCGATGCAGGACGCGGGGTCCGAGACGACCGACGCGTCTGACACGACCGCCCACGGCGACCCCGGCGCGTCGGTTCCGGGCTTCGGCGTCCCCGCGGCGCTCGCGGCGCTGGTCGCCGCGGCACTGCTGGCCCGGCGGGACTGA
- a CDS encoding DUF6653 family protein, which produces MATTTLRRRFAESEFFWDRHANPASGWSRVPTGPLLVYALYRRNWALLGATVAFVLVNPVLFPAREADASGPDGAEEGWMTKGVRGEQLWLRGADAGLANWLNVLNVPVFAYALYAAVRRKPRAAAAATAAAMALKLAFVGRMARLYEREPGWTVGIADRPASEETR; this is translated from the coding sequence ATGGCAACGACGACGCTCAGGCGACGGTTCGCCGAGTCGGAGTTCTTCTGGGACCGCCACGCCAACCCCGCCAGCGGGTGGTCGCGCGTGCCGACCGGACCGCTGCTCGTCTACGCGCTCTACCGGCGGAACTGGGCGCTCCTCGGCGCGACGGTGGCGTTCGTGTTGGTCAACCCGGTGCTCTTCCCGGCCCGTGAGGCCGACGCGTCGGGGCCCGACGGCGCCGAGGAAGGGTGGATGACGAAGGGCGTCCGCGGCGAGCAACTGTGGTTGCGGGGCGCCGACGCCGGCCTGGCCAACTGGTTGAACGTCCTCAACGTTCCCGTCTTCGCCTACGCGCTGTACGCGGCGGTCCGCCGGAAACCGCGGGCGGCCGCCGCGGCGACGGCGGCCGCGATGGCGCTGAAACTCGCGTTCGTCGGCCGGATGGCGAGGCTCTACGAGCGAGAGCCGGGCTGGACGGTCGGCATCGCCGACCGTCCGGCCTCGGAGGAAACCCGATGA
- the yqeC gene encoding selenium cofactor biosynthesis protein YqeC: protein MTKDLADALDARELTCMVGAGGKKTTLYALADRLSRAVVTATVRIPIFDGEVADLAVTDEPVSALSDADADSWPLGLVPERERPDRYRGYDPETVAALADAHAGPVLVKADGARTRWLKAPDEREPQVPAAADTVVPIASAKVVGERLSAEHVHRPEVVAELTGRELGDPIRPEDVAAVLAHEAGGLKGVPADATAVPVVNMVDDADLRETAREVADEVLDRTAESRSPASDSTARGSTDSDSTDRGPTVPRVVLAQMVADDPVVEVVE, encoded by the coding sequence ATGACGAAGGACCTCGCCGACGCGCTCGACGCTCGCGAGTTGACCTGCATGGTCGGCGCGGGCGGGAAGAAGACGACCCTCTACGCGCTGGCCGACCGCCTCTCGCGCGCGGTGGTGACGGCGACGGTCCGCATCCCCATCTTCGACGGCGAGGTCGCCGACCTCGCCGTCACCGACGAACCGGTTTCGGCGCTGTCGGACGCCGATGCCGATAGTTGGCCGCTCGGCCTCGTGCCCGAGCGCGAGCGCCCGGACCGCTACCGCGGCTACGACCCCGAGACGGTCGCGGCGCTCGCCGACGCCCACGCCGGGCCGGTGCTCGTGAAGGCCGACGGGGCGCGCACCCGCTGGCTGAAGGCGCCCGACGAGCGCGAACCGCAGGTCCCCGCGGCGGCCGACACGGTGGTTCCCATCGCCAGCGCGAAGGTCGTCGGCGAGCGCCTCTCGGCCGAGCACGTCCACCGGCCCGAGGTGGTCGCCGAACTCACGGGCCGCGAGTTGGGCGACCCGATTCGGCCCGAGGACGTCGCCGCCGTCCTCGCCCACGAGGCGGGCGGCCTGAAGGGCGTGCCGGCCGACGCGACCGCGGTCCCGGTCGTCAACATGGTCGACGACGCCGACCTCCGCGAGACGGCCCGCGAGGTTGCCGACGAGGTGCTCGACCGGACGGCCGAGTCGCGGTCGCCCGCCAGTGATTCGACCGCCCGCGGGTCGACCGACTCCGACTCGACCGATCGCGGTCCGACCGTGCCGAGGGTCGTCCTCGCCCAGATGGTAGCCGACGACCCCGTGGTAGAGGTCGTGGAGTGA
- a CDS encoding universal stress protein, which yields MYDRILVPTDGSEQRPVVEHALDLAELTGATVHALYVVDRKALDYQPSKEGREEARERRRQEGGEATDDIARQGAERSVEVVTAVEEGDPAGVIGEYADERDVDLLVMGTQGRSGVDRYVLGSVTERVVRASDVPVLTVNLARQGRAVRDDESARERARRALEDEGRAVAEFPEEPYRESNTWLVRARTEGGEAFNVHIDANTGEARLARIRR from the coding sequence ATGTACGACCGAATCCTGGTGCCGACCGACGGGAGCGAACAGCGTCCGGTCGTCGAACACGCCCTCGACCTCGCCGAACTGACCGGTGCGACCGTCCACGCGCTCTACGTCGTGGACAGGAAGGCCCTCGACTACCAGCCGTCGAAGGAGGGCCGCGAGGAGGCCCGCGAGCGCCGGCGCCAGGAGGGCGGCGAAGCCACCGACGATATCGCTCGGCAAGGGGCCGAGCGGAGCGTCGAAGTCGTCACCGCCGTCGAGGAGGGCGACCCCGCGGGCGTCATCGGCGAGTACGCCGACGAGCGGGACGTCGACCTGCTCGTGATGGGGACCCAGGGCCGGTCGGGCGTCGACCGCTACGTCCTCGGGAGCGTCACCGAGCGAGTGGTCCGCGCGAGCGACGTGCCGGTGTTGACGGTGAACCTCGCGCGCCAGGGTCGGGCGGTCCGGGACGACGAGTCCGCCCGCGAGCGCGCCCGGCGTGCGCTCGAAGACGAGGGCCGCGCCGTTGCCGAATTCCCCGAAGAACCGTACCGCGAGAGCAACACCTGGCTCGTCCGGGCGCGGACCGAGGGCGGCGAGGCGTTCAACGTCCACATCGACGCCAACACGGGCGAGGCGCGCCTCGCCAGGATTCGCCGGTAG
- a CDS encoding DUF5787 family protein — MREFPFELALCAHLEARGDAVVARQIGGGVRDPGNRILDVLRVEPGPEMDARAALTAETIPPAAVESDAGVGRARRPREVFDCHPERAERLAERAVEVGFFERELDGRIRQVARYPDDWFGRLVGVENKPDLGDPGDLEVQLRKDVSLAVVDEVVLATESYVTGAHLNRIPEEVGVWRFDPETGEREVVREARPLPTDEAGVELLETHTGRTDVAVVSAAEKARQRRRMAERAYGKGWRTYDFPACAEAESTTREGSEGLPFCRWKGSLVNPVECGPDCPGHDPADPPEFDAVAARDGRTPWVADPDGRARKQSGLDKFW; from the coding sequence GTGCGCGAGTTCCCCTTCGAGTTGGCCCTGTGCGCCCACCTCGAAGCCCGCGGCGACGCCGTCGTCGCCAGGCAGATCGGCGGCGGCGTCCGTGACCCCGGCAATCGGATTCTCGACGTACTCCGAGTCGAACCCGGCCCGGAGATGGACGCCCGGGCGGCCCTGACCGCCGAGACGATTCCCCCGGCCGCCGTCGAGAGCGACGCGGGCGTCGGGCGCGCCCGACGCCCGCGTGAGGTGTTCGACTGCCACCCCGAGCGGGCCGAACGACTCGCCGAGCGCGCGGTCGAGGTCGGCTTCTTCGAGCGCGAACTCGACGGCCGCATTCGGCAGGTCGCCCGCTACCCCGACGACTGGTTCGGCCGCCTCGTCGGCGTTGAGAACAAACCCGACCTCGGCGACCCCGGCGACCTCGAAGTGCAACTCCGCAAGGACGTCAGTCTCGCGGTCGTCGACGAGGTGGTGCTCGCCACCGAGAGTTACGTGACCGGCGCCCACCTCAACCGCATCCCCGAGGAGGTCGGCGTCTGGCGCTTCGACCCCGAAACCGGCGAGCGCGAGGTGGTCCGCGAGGCCCGGCCGCTCCCGACCGACGAGGCCGGCGTCGAACTCCTCGAAACCCACACCGGCCGGACCGACGTCGCCGTGGTCTCGGCCGCCGAGAAGGCCCGCCAGCGCCGCCGGATGGCCGAACGCGCGTACGGCAAGGGCTGGCGGACCTACGACTTTCCGGCGTGCGCGGAGGCCGAGAGCACAACCCGCGAAGGGAGCGAGGGCCTGCCTTTCTGCCGGTGGAAGGGGAGTCTCGTGAATCCCGTCGAGTGCGGCCCTGACTGCCCCGGCCACGACCCCGCCGACCCGCCGGAGTTCGACGCCGTGGCGGCCCGAGACGGCCGGACGCCGTGGGTCGCCGACCCCGACGGCCGGGCGCGAAAGCAGTCGGGCTTGGACAAGTTCTGGTAG